One genomic region from Ornithinimicrobium flavum encodes:
- the mihF gene encoding integration host factor, actinobacterial type — MALPELTPEQRADALAKAAAARRERAAVKNRLKNAEGSLKEVIAEGKENDVVGKMKVSALLESLPGVGRVRARQVMEEIGISESRRVRGLGANQVAQLLDRFGDR, encoded by the coding sequence GTGGCACTTCCTGAGCTGACACCTGAGCAGCGGGCCGACGCGCTCGCCAAGGCCGCGGCCGCACGCCGCGAGCGTGCCGCGGTGAAGAACCGGCTGAAGAACGCCGAGGGCTCCCTCAAGGAGGTCATCGCCGAGGGCAAGGAGAACGACGTCGTCGGCAAGATGAAGGTCTCGGCCCTGCTCGAGTCGCTGCCGGGCGTCGGTCGGGTGCGGGCCCGGCAGGTCATGGAGGAGATCGGCATCTCCGAGAGCCGCCGCGTGCGCGGGCTGGGGGCCAACCAGGTGGCCCAGCTCCTCGACCGGTTCGGCGACCGCTGA
- the pyrF gene encoding orotidine-5'-phosphate decarboxylase, with protein MSTTPPPFGARLLAATTDRGPLCVGLDPHAHLLADWGLPDTAEGVRTFSLRVIDAVAGRCAAVKPQSAFYERHGAAGVAVLEEVLAGCRERGLLTVLDVKRGDIGSTMDGYAQAYLGEGSPLAADSVTLSPYLGYGSLRPAIDLAVSTGRGVWVLGMTSNPEGAEVQLAGTPSVAARIVEQVALDNAGVLPCGSVGLVMGATLPRPPAELGLDLVGAGAPLLTPGVGAQGADEHDVARTFAGVTDRLLVPVSRGVLAAGPDVAALRQAATRWADRLRSALAPDGPGPIARRN; from the coding sequence GTGAGCACGACCCCCCCACCCTTCGGAGCCAGGTTGCTGGCGGCGACCACCGATCGGGGCCCGCTGTGCGTCGGGCTGGACCCGCATGCCCACCTGCTCGCCGACTGGGGGCTGCCGGACACCGCGGAGGGCGTGCGGACCTTCAGCCTCAGGGTGATCGACGCCGTGGCCGGTCGCTGCGCCGCGGTCAAGCCGCAGTCGGCCTTCTACGAGCGCCACGGCGCGGCGGGCGTGGCCGTCCTGGAGGAGGTCCTCGCGGGGTGCCGGGAGCGGGGCCTGCTGACGGTGCTGGACGTGAAGCGCGGCGACATCGGCTCGACCATGGACGGGTATGCGCAGGCGTACCTCGGCGAGGGGTCCCCCCTGGCCGCGGACTCGGTGACGCTGAGCCCCTACCTGGGGTACGGCTCCCTGCGTCCGGCGATCGACCTGGCGGTCAGCACGGGCCGGGGGGTCTGGGTGCTGGGGATGACGTCCAACCCCGAGGGGGCGGAGGTCCAGCTGGCCGGGACCCCCTCCGTGGCGGCGCGCATCGTCGAGCAGGTCGCCCTGGACAACGCGGGGGTCCTCCCGTGCGGATCCGTCGGCCTGGTCATGGGCGCCACGCTGCCCCGGCCCCCGGCGGAGCTCGGGCTGGACCTGGTCGGCGCGGGGGCGCCCTTGCTCACCCCGGGGGTCGGCGCCCAGGGGGCGGACGAGCACGACGTCGCCCGCACGTTCGCCGGGGTGACGGACCGTCTCCTGGTGCCGGTCAGCCGGGGGGTCCTGGCCGCCGGGCCCGACGTCGCCGCCCTGCGGCAGGCCGCCACGCGGTGGGCCGACCGGCTGCGCTCGGCGCTCGCGCCGGACGGTCCCGGGCCGATCGCCCGCCGGAACTGA
- the metK gene encoding methionine adenosyltransferase, translating to MARLFTSESVTEGHPDKICDQISDAILDDLLRQDPHSRVAVETLVTTGLVHVAGEVRTEGYANIPQIVRETILEIGYDNSHKGFDGRTCGVEVSIGDQSADIATGVDDAVASRGAEQADPLDQQGAGDQGLMFGYACDDTPDLMPLPIFLAHRLAERLTAVRKSGELDYLRPDGKTQVTIAYEGDRAVRLDTVVLSTQHAADISLSDQLSPDIRERVIAPVLAEAREAGLELQTEGYRMLVNPTGIFTIGGPMGDAGLTGRKIIVDTYGGMARHGGGAFSGKDPSKVDRSAAYAMRRVAKHVVAAGLARRCEIQVAYAIGTAQPVGLYVETFGTETVPVDRIQQAVTTVFDLRPAAIVAELDLLRPIYRPTAAYGHFGRTQAPGVEDAFTWERLDRVDELRAAV from the coding sequence ATGGCCCGCCTGTTCACGTCCGAGTCCGTCACCGAGGGACACCCCGACAAGATCTGCGATCAGATCTCCGACGCCATCCTCGACGACCTGCTGCGCCAGGACCCGCACTCGCGGGTCGCGGTCGAGACGCTGGTGACGACCGGGCTGGTGCACGTCGCCGGGGAGGTCCGGACGGAGGGGTACGCCAACATCCCGCAGATCGTGCGCGAGACGATCCTGGAGATCGGCTACGACAATTCCCACAAGGGGTTCGACGGGCGCACCTGCGGCGTGGAGGTCTCCATCGGTGACCAGTCCGCCGACATCGCGACCGGCGTGGACGACGCGGTCGCCAGCCGCGGGGCGGAGCAGGCCGACCCCCTGGACCAGCAGGGCGCCGGTGACCAGGGCCTCATGTTCGGCTACGCGTGCGACGACACGCCCGACCTCATGCCGCTGCCGATCTTCCTGGCCCACCGCCTGGCCGAGCGGCTGACCGCCGTCCGCAAGAGCGGGGAGCTGGACTACCTGCGGCCGGACGGCAAGACCCAGGTGACCATCGCCTACGAGGGCGACCGGGCCGTGCGGCTGGACACCGTGGTCCTGTCCACCCAGCACGCCGCCGACATCTCCCTGAGCGACCAGCTCTCGCCGGACATCCGCGAGCGGGTCATCGCCCCGGTCCTCGCGGAGGCCCGGGAGGCGGGTCTGGAGCTGCAGACCGAGGGCTACCGGATGCTGGTCAACCCCACCGGCATCTTCACCATCGGCGGACCCATGGGGGACGCCGGGCTGACCGGGCGCAAGATCATCGTCGACACCTACGGCGGGATGGCGCGGCACGGGGGAGGCGCGTTCTCGGGCAAGGACCCCTCCAAGGTGGACCGGTCCGCCGCGTACGCCATGCGCCGCGTCGCCAAGCACGTCGTCGCCGCCGGGCTGGCGAGGCGCTGCGAGATCCAGGTGGCCTACGCCATCGGCACCGCGCAGCCGGTGGGCCTCTACGTCGAGACCTTCGGCACCGAGACCGTGCCCGTCGACCGCATCCAGCAGGCCGTGACCACGGTCTTCGACCTTCGTCCGGCGGCCATCGTGGCCGAGCTGGACCTGCTCCGGCCGATCTACCGGCCCACGGCCGCCTACGGCCACTTCGGTCGGACGCAGGCGCCGGGGGTCGAGGACGCCTTCACCTGGGAGCGCCTGGACCGGGTGGACGAGCTGCGGGCCGCGGTCTGA
- the coaBC gene encoding bifunctional phosphopantothenoylcysteine decarboxylase/phosphopantothenate--cysteine ligase CoaBC, producing the protein MRVVLGVAGGIAAYKACSVLRLLTEAGHEVTVVPTAAALRFVGAPTWEALSGRPVSADVFDGVPEVRHVRLGQEADLVLVAPATADLLARAAHGLADDLLTNTLLTARCPVVLAPAMHTEMWSHPATVANVEMLRGRGVTVVEPASGRLTGKDSGPGRLPDPEDIVAQALAAHSRTGPGSARRRIRPGASAGDLAGRRVVVSAGGTREPLDPVRFLGNRSSGKQGYAVAAAAVARGAEVTLVSANVTLPPPAGCRVVPVETALELQEAVRAAVAEWTDVVVMTAAVADFRPARYASSKIKKTHGEDDRSAPTIELVRNPDILAGLVADRAGAASPYIVGFAAETGDESGDVVHHARAKLARKGCDLLVANEVGVGKTFGQDESTVHLLVPGSDEVRTVGPVGKDVVAGAVWDVVVPALADRGTAD; encoded by the coding sequence GTGCGCGTCGTCCTGGGTGTGGCCGGCGGCATCGCGGCCTACAAGGCCTGCTCGGTCCTGCGGCTGCTCACCGAGGCCGGGCACGAGGTGACCGTGGTGCCCACGGCCGCCGCGCTGCGGTTCGTCGGGGCCCCGACGTGGGAGGCGCTCAGCGGGCGGCCGGTGTCGGCCGACGTCTTCGACGGCGTGCCCGAGGTCCGGCACGTGCGCCTGGGCCAGGAGGCCGACCTCGTGCTCGTCGCCCCCGCCACCGCGGACCTGCTGGCCAGGGCCGCCCACGGCCTGGCCGACGACCTGCTCACCAACACCCTGCTCACGGCGCGCTGCCCGGTGGTCCTGGCGCCGGCCATGCACACCGAGATGTGGTCCCACCCCGCGACCGTCGCCAACGTCGAGATGCTGCGCGGGCGGGGCGTGACCGTGGTCGAGCCGGCCTCCGGCCGTCTCACGGGCAAGGACAGCGGTCCGGGGCGGCTGCCCGACCCGGAGGACATCGTGGCGCAGGCCCTGGCCGCGCACTCCCGGACCGGGCCCGGCTCGGCGCGGCGCCGGATCCGGCCGGGGGCGAGCGCCGGCGACCTGGCCGGACGCCGGGTGGTGGTGTCGGCCGGCGGCACGCGTGAGCCGCTGGACCCGGTCCGCTTCCTGGGCAACCGTTCCTCCGGCAAGCAGGGGTATGCCGTGGCCGCCGCCGCCGTGGCGCGGGGCGCCGAGGTCACCCTCGTGAGCGCGAACGTGACCCTCCCCCCGCCGGCGGGGTGCCGGGTCGTGCCCGTCGAGACCGCCCTGGAGCTGCAGGAGGCGGTCCGGGCCGCCGTGGCGGAGTGGACGGACGTGGTCGTCATGACGGCCGCGGTCGCCGACTTCCGGCCGGCCCGCTACGCCTCCTCCAAGATCAAGAAGACGCACGGCGAGGATGACCGGAGCGCCCCCACGATCGAGCTGGTGCGCAACCCCGACATCCTCGCCGGCCTCGTCGCGGACCGCGCCGGGGCCGCTTCGCCCTACATCGTCGGCTTCGCGGCGGAGACGGGGGACGAGTCGGGGGACGTCGTCCACCACGCCCGGGCCAAGCTGGCCCGCAAGGGGTGCGACCTGCTCGTCGCCAACGAGGTCGGGGTGGGCAAGACCTTCGGCCAGGACGAGAGCACGGTGCACCTGCTCGTGCCCGGCAGCGACGAGGTGCGCACGGTGGGGCCGGTCGGCAAGGACGTGGTGGCCGGGGCCGTCTGGGACGTCGTGGTCCCGGCCCTCGCCGACCGGGGGACGGCCGACTGA
- the rpoZ gene encoding DNA-directed RNA polymerase subunit omega, which produces MTGTIAHPDGITNPPIDSLLERADSKYALVIYAAKRARQINAYYAQLSEGLLEYVGPLVEADATDKPLSIALHEIDQGKLHTSSPES; this is translated from the coding sequence GTGACCGGCACCATCGCCCACCCCGACGGCATCACCAACCCGCCGATCGACTCCCTGCTGGAGCGCGCGGACTCCAAGTACGCCCTGGTGATCTACGCCGCCAAGCGGGCCCGCCAGATCAACGCCTACTACGCCCAGCTGTCCGAGGGGCTGCTCGAGTACGTCGGGCCTCTCGTCGAGGCCGACGCCACCGACAAGCCGCTGTCCATCGCCCTGCACGAGATCGACCAGGGCAAGTTGCATACCAGCTCCCCCGAGAGCTGA
- a CDS encoding primosome assembly protein PriA (binding of PriA to forked DNA starts the assembly of the primosome, also possesses 3'-5' helicase activity), producing MSEQLALVPEPEGVRRRPASPAADMEVAPEQPVARVLVETPLAHLDRPFDYLVPAELADDARPGARVRVRLAGRDRDGVVLERVGEADHTGRLSPLRTVVSPEPVLSPQVAAEIRRVADHYGGTAADVLRLAVPPRHARAERSVPPRAQERPRQDPGPVGPGPLGVAPAGVAPAGLAPAAAWADYPAGAAFLRRVASGSSPAASWLALPGRPPGRDWPDAVAQAVGAAVGAGRGALVVVPDHRDVQRVLEPVVAAVGADTVVQLTADLGPEARYTAFLRVLRGHARVVVGTRSASFAPVQDLGLLVCWDEGDDLHQEPRAPYPHVREILRVRAAHERAALLLGGFTRSVVVQGWVREGLVASVAAAPATVRSATPAVTVAGEGWQEARDEGARTARIPTLAWRALKEGLQHGPVLVQVPRQGYVVALACQDCRAPVPCPACGGPTGAPAAGALARCRWCGVAAPVDLPCARCGSRRRRATGVGERRTAEELGRAFPGVLVRTSGGDRVLAEVGPEPSLVVATPGAEPWCRSGYAAVALLDGWRLLERASIDAQAEALRRWCAAAALAASPVGSGRGDGPPVVLCGVPPHAGLPAVEALVRWDPAWLATRELGERTQLGLPPARRYATLTGPPQGVTEAAQELSAAGHDLVGIREDLTDGKGAGGRASATVRESPQAPSSLAAAVHVVRAARSARKARDAVRIALDDVDATA from the coding sequence ATGAGCGAGCAGCTGGCGCTGGTCCCGGAGCCCGAGGGTGTCCGGCGCCGGCCCGCCTCGCCGGCCGCCGACATGGAGGTGGCGCCGGAGCAGCCGGTCGCCCGGGTGCTGGTGGAGACCCCCCTGGCCCACCTCGACCGTCCCTTCGACTACCTGGTCCCCGCCGAGCTGGCCGACGACGCCCGCCCGGGTGCGCGGGTGCGGGTCCGGCTCGCGGGCCGGGACCGTGACGGTGTCGTCCTGGAGCGCGTGGGCGAGGCCGACCACACCGGGCGGTTGTCGCCGTTGCGCACGGTCGTCAGCCCAGAGCCCGTCCTCAGCCCGCAGGTGGCCGCCGAGATCCGACGGGTGGCCGACCACTACGGCGGCACCGCCGCCGACGTCCTGCGCCTTGCCGTCCCCCCGCGTCACGCGCGGGCTGAGCGGTCGGTGCCTCCGCGTGCTCAGGAGCGACCCCGGCAGGACCCGGGACCGGTCGGGCCGGGGCCGCTCGGCGTGGCTCCGGCCGGCGTGGCTCCGGCCGGCCTGGCTCCGGCTGCTGCGTGGGCCGACTATCCCGCCGGGGCCGCGTTCCTGCGCCGGGTGGCGTCCGGCTCCTCCCCGGCCGCCTCCTGGCTCGCCCTGCCGGGCCGGCCCCCGGGGCGGGACTGGCCGGACGCCGTGGCGCAGGCCGTGGGCGCAGCGGTCGGTGCGGGTCGGGGGGCCCTGGTCGTGGTGCCCGATCACCGGGACGTGCAGCGCGTCCTCGAGCCGGTCGTCGCCGCCGTCGGCGCGGACACCGTCGTGCAGCTCACCGCAGACCTGGGGCCGGAGGCCCGTTACACCGCCTTCCTCCGCGTCCTGCGGGGACACGCGCGGGTGGTGGTCGGCACCCGGTCGGCCTCCTTCGCCCCCGTCCAGGACCTGGGTCTGCTCGTCTGCTGGGACGAGGGGGACGACCTGCACCAGGAGCCCCGGGCGCCCTACCCCCACGTCCGCGAGATCCTCCGGGTGCGCGCTGCCCACGAGCGCGCGGCCCTGCTGCTGGGCGGGTTCACCCGCAGCGTCGTCGTCCAGGGGTGGGTGCGGGAGGGTCTCGTCGCGTCCGTCGCGGCCGCCCCGGCCACCGTGCGTTCCGCGACCCCGGCGGTCACCGTGGCCGGCGAGGGGTGGCAGGAGGCGCGGGACGAGGGCGCCCGCACCGCGCGCATCCCCACCCTGGCGTGGCGCGCCCTGAAGGAGGGTCTCCAGCACGGACCCGTGCTGGTGCAGGTGCCGCGGCAGGGGTATGTCGTGGCGCTCGCGTGCCAGGACTGCCGGGCCCCCGTGCCGTGCCCGGCCTGCGGCGGCCCGACGGGCGCACCGGCAGCGGGAGCCCTGGCCCGCTGCCGGTGGTGCGGCGTGGCCGCCCCCGTCGACCTCCCGTGCGCCCGCTGCGGGTCGCGGCGGCGCCGGGCCACCGGGGTGGGGGAGCGGCGCACGGCCGAGGAGCTCGGGCGGGCCTTCCCCGGGGTGCTGGTGCGCACCTCGGGCGGTGACCGCGTCCTGGCGGAGGTCGGGCCGGAGCCGTCCCTGGTCGTCGCCACCCCGGGGGCGGAGCCCTGGTGCCGGTCGGGGTATGCCGCGGTGGCCCTCCTGGACGGGTGGCGCCTGCTCGAGCGGGCCAGCATCGACGCCCAGGCCGAGGCCCTGCGGCGGTGGTGCGCGGCAGCGGCGCTGGCCGCCTCCCCGGTCGGCTCCGGGCGGGGGGACGGCCCGCCCGTGGTGCTGTGCGGGGTGCCTCCGCACGCAGGGCTCCCCGCGGTCGAGGCCCTCGTGAGGTGGGACCCGGCCTGGCTGGCGACGCGGGAGCTGGGGGAACGCACCCAGCTCGGGCTGCCGCCGGCCCGGCGCTACGCCACGCTCACCGGTCCCCCGCAGGGTGTGACCGAGGCGGCGCAGGAGCTGTCCGCGGCCGGCCACGACCTCGTCGGCATCCGGGAGGACCTCACGGACGGGAAGGGCGCCGGTGGCCGCGCGAGCGCCACGGTCCGCGAGTCCCCGCAGGCGCCGTCCTCCCTCGCCGCGGCGGTCCACGTGGTCCGCGCGGCGCGCAGCGCGCGGAAGGCCCGCGACGCCGTCCGGATCGCCCTCGACGACGTGGACGCGACGGCCTGA
- a CDS encoding nitronate monooxygenase, translating to MQRGEPLPLVWLAPGAVSDPRGLLRFGPLHDIPLTLGPVVAGVPEPVPLVHATGVGGVEHPDHPGYAVPEALDLLRWCGTRGLHAVLAVRGRTSGELADVVGQVRRSLDADALGAVEVDLRGADDQTALKCLARVRETTPRDLLLLARLSALQPDLVAAARGAVAGGAGAVVVCGSVRLGEGRWWSGPSTAAVSRAGVRRLSAAAAERRWPPVPVVAAGGVHDVGSARAALAEGAAAVQLGTALWADPTLLWTVRDALAGDPPPPRPDPTGR from the coding sequence GTGCAGCGCGGTGAGCCGCTTCCCCTCGTCTGGCTCGCGCCGGGGGCCGTCAGCGACCCCCGGGGGCTCCTGCGGTTCGGCCCGCTGCACGACATACCCCTCACCCTCGGGCCCGTGGTGGCGGGCGTGCCCGAGCCGGTGCCGCTCGTGCACGCGACGGGGGTCGGCGGGGTGGAGCACCCCGACCACCCCGGGTATGCCGTCCCCGAGGCGCTCGACCTGCTGCGCTGGTGCGGGACCCGGGGGCTGCACGCCGTCCTGGCCGTCCGGGGCCGGACCTCGGGCGAGCTGGCGGACGTCGTCGGGCAGGTGCGGCGCAGCCTGGACGCGGACGCCCTCGGGGCCGTGGAGGTCGACCTGCGCGGGGCGGACGACCAGACGGCCCTGAAGTGCCTGGCCCGGGTGCGGGAGACGACGCCGCGCGACCTGCTGCTGCTGGCGCGCCTGTCCGCTCTCCAGCCGGACCTGGTCGCAGCGGCCCGCGGTGCCGTGGCCGGCGGGGCGGGGGCGGTCGTGGTGTGCGGCTCGGTGCGGCTGGGGGAGGGGCGGTGGTGGTCCGGGCCCTCGACCGCGGCGGTGTCCCGGGCCGGGGTGCGCAGGCTGAGCGCGGCGGCCGCCGAGCGGCGGTGGCCCCCCGTGCCGGTCGTCGCCGCGGGTGGCGTGCACGACGTGGGGTCCGCCCGGGCGGCCCTGGCGGAGGGCGCGGCCGCCGTCCAGCTGGGCACGGCGCTCTGGGCCGACCCGACCCTGCTGTGGACCGTCCGCGACGCGCTCGCCGGCGACCCGCCACCACCCCGACCCGACCCGACCGGACGCTGA
- the gmk gene encoding guanylate kinase: MLAGPTAVGKGTVASYVRQHHPEVWLSVSVTTRPPRPGEVEGQHYFFVDDREFDRLEREGQLLEWAVVHGRARYGTPRTPVEQVLDEGRPALLEIDLQGARQVREAMPEARFVFLEPPSWEELVQRLVGRGTEDEEERAARLGTARAELAARGEFDHSIVNDDVARAAEELVSWMVDPTPEKD; encoded by the coding sequence GTGCTGGCGGGGCCCACGGCCGTGGGCAAGGGGACCGTCGCCAGCTACGTGCGGCAGCACCACCCCGAGGTCTGGCTGTCCGTCTCCGTGACCACCCGTCCGCCCCGTCCCGGGGAGGTCGAGGGCCAGCACTACTTTTTCGTCGACGACCGGGAGTTCGACCGGCTCGAGCGGGAGGGCCAGCTGCTCGAGTGGGCGGTCGTGCACGGCCGCGCCCGGTACGGCACGCCCAGGACCCCCGTCGAGCAGGTCCTCGACGAGGGCCGGCCGGCCCTGCTCGAGATCGACCTGCAGGGGGCCCGGCAGGTCCGGGAGGCGATGCCGGAGGCACGCTTCGTCTTCCTCGAGCCCCCGTCGTGGGAGGAGCTCGTGCAGCGGCTGGTGGGCCGGGGGACCGAGGACGAGGAGGAACGGGCGGCCCGGCTCGGCACGGCCCGCGCCGAGCTGGCGGCCCGCGGCGAGTTCGACCACAGCATCGTCAACGACGATGTCGCCAGGGCGGCCGAGGAACTCGTATCATGGATGGTTGACCCCACCCCCGAGAAGGACTGA